The Nocardioides panzhihuensis genome has a segment encoding these proteins:
- a CDS encoding response regulator transcription factor: MRVLVVEDEPLMAEAIRDGLRLEAIAADIAGDGDTALEMLSVNAYDIAVLDRDIPGPSGDEIAKRIVASGTGMPILMLTAADRLDDKASGFELGADDYLTKPFELRELVLRLRALDRRRAHNRPPVREIAGLRIDPFRREVYRDGRYVALTRKQFAVLEVLAAAEGGVVSAEELLERAWDENADPFTNAVRITVSALRKRLGEPAIIATVPGVGYRIDVDA, from the coding sequence ATGCGGGTGCTGGTGGTCGAGGACGAGCCGTTGATGGCTGAGGCCATCCGGGACGGATTGCGGCTGGAGGCGATCGCCGCCGACATCGCCGGTGACGGCGACACGGCTCTGGAGATGCTGAGCGTGAACGCCTACGACATCGCCGTGCTCGACCGCGACATCCCCGGTCCCTCGGGCGACGAGATCGCCAAGCGGATCGTCGCCTCCGGGACCGGGATGCCCATCCTGATGCTCACCGCCGCCGACCGGCTCGACGACAAGGCCTCTGGGTTCGAGCTGGGTGCCGACGACTACCTGACCAAGCCGTTCGAGCTGCGCGAGCTGGTGCTGCGGCTGCGGGCCCTCGACCGGCGGCGCGCCCACAACCGGCCGCCGGTGCGGGAGATCGCCGGCCTGCGGATCGACCCGTTCCGGCGGGAGGTCTATCGCGACGGCCGCTACGTCGCGCTGACCCGCAAGCAGTTCGCCGTGCTCGAGGTGCTCGCCGCGGCCGAAGGCGGCGTCGTCAGCGCCGAAGAGCTGCTGGAGCGGGCGTGGGACGAGAACGCCGACCCGTTCACCAACGCCGTTCGCATCACCGTCTCCGCCCTGCGCAAGCGGCTCGGCGAGCCGGCGATCATCGCGACCGTGCCGGGCGTGGGATACCGCATCGATGTCGACGCCTAG
- a CDS encoding PQQ-binding-like beta-propeller repeat protein: MALDQPNAFTLNDLSTRGRFDLGPTRWVTDDSVISLGATELVSYDLASGDKRWTAGIPGGEICAASFDLTSDGTGAVLSGERCTKVTTFDTSTGKQVWSADSGLNNPSGGNPHPAGTNGISVTDEAVTVTSQCSGAATLDMGFGAVRHTFPGADCTATASYENVVVSGTRGQNAYETYGAETGDQLASFSGAPVPATPWRVVSADPLVVAGTGGNVFGLWSLRGGKVTQVGETVNSLPPETIRFAQVVGERLYVMLNESTLLKVYDLTDGREVATSKLAEGESVAGVDGATVITVGPTSGDAPTNAVVHAWNPDDPDHVTTLATIPGGATEPDGLSTLDGTLSLHDRWLLIGYKELRAYRLPG, from the coding sequence GTGGCACTCGATCAGCCGAACGCGTTCACTCTCAACGACTTGTCTACGCGTGGCCGATTCGATCTCGGACCAACCCGCTGGGTGACCGACGACTCAGTGATCTCACTCGGAGCGACAGAACTGGTCTCGTACGATCTAGCGAGCGGGGACAAACGGTGGACGGCCGGAATCCCCGGCGGTGAGATCTGCGCCGCGTCGTTCGATCTCACCTCTGACGGGACTGGCGCCGTGCTGTCAGGCGAGCGCTGCACAAAGGTCACCACCTTCGACACGAGCACTGGGAAGCAAGTCTGGTCGGCCGATTCAGGGCTGAACAACCCCTCGGGTGGCAACCCACATCCCGCTGGCACGAACGGCATCTCGGTGACCGACGAAGCGGTCACCGTCACCAGCCAGTGCAGTGGCGCGGCAACCCTCGACATGGGGTTCGGAGCAGTCCGCCATACGTTCCCTGGCGCCGACTGCACAGCAACGGCGTCGTACGAGAATGTCGTGGTCTCGGGCACCCGTGGTCAGAACGCGTACGAGACCTATGGCGCCGAGACGGGTGACCAGTTGGCTTCGTTCAGTGGCGCGCCGGTACCCGCAACGCCATGGCGGGTGGTCAGCGCAGACCCCCTCGTCGTAGCTGGCACCGGTGGGAACGTCTTCGGGCTATGGTCGCTGCGCGGGGGAAAGGTGACCCAGGTGGGGGAGACGGTGAACTCGCTCCCGCCCGAGACGATCCGCTTCGCGCAAGTCGTCGGCGAGCGCCTTTACGTCATGCTGAACGAGAGCACGTTGCTCAAGGTGTATGACTTGACGGATGGACGAGAAGTGGCGACCAGCAAACTGGCTGAGGGCGAGTCTGTCGCGGGCGTGGATGGCGCCACGGTCATCACTGTCGGGCCAACCTCCGGGGACGCGCCGACCAACGCGGTCGTGCATGCCTGGAATCCGGACGACCCCGACCACGTCACCACGCTCGCGACGATCCCCGGGGGTGCGACCGAGCCGGACGGTCTGAGTACGCTCGACGGCACGTTGAGTCTCCACGACAGGTGGCTGCTGATCGGATACAAGGAATTGCGCGCCTATAGGTTGCCTGGATGA
- a CDS encoding peptidoglycan bridge formation glycyltransferase FemA/FemB family protein, whose protein sequence is MTFTVRPISSTEHLDHIRSRRSVSFQQTPAWAAVKTEWRAESLGWYAGERLAGTGLVLHRPVPRLGYTLAYLPWGPDIDWAGGLTVWMPPLVSYLRSQGAFAIRVAPPVRTDIWSAAEVKEGIADPGVVRLTDLPGRADPVGNDVARYLCDSGWIPQNPESGFGAGQPQFTYEIPLRRPDGTARSEDDVLTGMNQLWRRNIKKAAKACVEVTASTGGEDLKAFHDLYVHTAERDRFTPRPLAYFEKMFTALRAEDPARISLYLAHHDGDLVAATIYVRVGGHAWYVYGASSTTKRDVRGSNACQWAMIRDSLAAGCDVYDLRGITPTLSTDDSHVGLIQFKVGTGGQAVRYVGEWDLPLRPIVYRAFDLYMRRRNQ, encoded by the coding sequence GTGACCTTCACCGTCAGACCGATCAGTTCCACCGAGCACCTCGACCACATCAGGTCGCGGCGCTCGGTCAGCTTCCAGCAGACCCCGGCCTGGGCCGCGGTGAAGACCGAGTGGCGTGCCGAGTCGCTGGGTTGGTACGCCGGCGAGCGGCTCGCCGGAACCGGGCTGGTGCTTCACCGGCCGGTGCCGCGGCTGGGCTACACGCTGGCGTACCTTCCGTGGGGGCCGGACATCGACTGGGCCGGTGGGCTCACCGTCTGGATGCCGCCGCTGGTCTCCTACCTGCGCTCGCAGGGCGCGTTCGCGATCCGGGTCGCTCCCCCGGTGCGGACCGACATCTGGAGCGCCGCGGAGGTCAAGGAGGGCATCGCAGACCCGGGGGTCGTCCGCCTCACCGATCTGCCCGGGCGCGCCGACCCGGTCGGCAACGACGTGGCCCGGTATCTGTGCGACTCCGGCTGGATCCCGCAGAACCCCGAGAGCGGGTTCGGGGCGGGGCAGCCGCAGTTCACGTACGAGATCCCGCTGCGCCGCCCGGACGGGACGGCGCGTTCCGAGGACGACGTGCTCACCGGGATGAACCAGCTCTGGCGGCGCAACATCAAGAAGGCCGCCAAGGCCTGCGTCGAGGTCACCGCCTCGACCGGTGGGGAGGACCTGAAGGCGTTCCACGACCTCTACGTCCACACCGCCGAGCGCGACCGGTTCACGCCGAGGCCGCTGGCCTACTTCGAGAAGATGTTCACGGCGCTGAGAGCCGAAGACCCCGCACGGATCAGCCTCTACCTCGCCCATCACGACGGTGACCTGGTCGCAGCGACGATCTACGTCCGCGTCGGCGGCCACGCCTGGTACGTCTACGGCGCCTCGTCGACGACGAAACGGGACGTACGCGGCTCCAACGCCTGTCAGTGGGCGATGATCCGCGACTCGCTGGCCGCCGGCTGCGACGTCTACGACCTGCGCGGCATCACCCCGACCCTGTCCACCGACGACTCCCACGTCGGACTGATCCAGTTCAAGGTCGGCACCGGCGGGCAGGCGGTGAGGTACGTCGGCGAGTGGGACCTGCCGCTGCGCCCGATCGTCTATCGGGCCTTCGACCTCTACATGAGACGGCGGAACCAGTGA
- a CDS encoding VanZ family protein → MMNESGSLTFMGIALLTILALPVAMAAVPLLALLRRGFGLAPGRAWRTSLAEVAIVYGTVPFVLLTMVPGPMAGQVDGSVSLVPLEDLPTMTPIGVVGNLLIFAAAGFFGPIRFRVLRSVGRVLVLGIAGSVTIETLQHTLRLDRVSSIDDVLLNAGGATVAAILSWPWWRQCTATAPSTANSNGLVRSV, encoded by the coding sequence ATGATGAACGAATCGGGCTCACTCACCTTCATGGGCATCGCCCTGCTCACCATCCTGGCGCTGCCCGTGGCGATGGCGGCGGTGCCGCTCCTGGCGCTGTTGCGCCGGGGGTTCGGTCTGGCGCCGGGCCGGGCATGGCGTACGTCGCTGGCCGAGGTCGCGATCGTCTACGGCACCGTGCCGTTCGTACTGCTGACGATGGTCCCCGGCCCGATGGCCGGTCAGGTCGACGGCAGCGTGAGCCTGGTGCCGCTCGAGGATCTGCCGACCATGACGCCCATCGGCGTCGTCGGCAACCTGCTGATCTTCGCCGCGGCCGGCTTCTTCGGCCCGATCCGATTCCGGGTGCTGCGCTCGGTGGGGCGGGTCCTCGTCCTGGGCATCGCCGGGTCGGTGACGATCGAGACCCTGCAGCACACCCTGCGCCTGGACCGGGTCTCTTCCATCGACGATGTGCTCCTCAACGCCGGCGGCGCCACCGTCGCCGCGATCTTGTCGTGGCCCTGGTGGCGGCAGTGCACCGCGACCGCACCGAGCACGGCGAACAGCAACGGTCTGGTGCGGTCGGTCTGA